In the genome of Pseudomonadota bacterium, one region contains:
- the pnp gene encoding polyribonucleotide nucleotidyltransferase, with amino-acid sequence MIETTEKPSLESPLGKFVVERELAGRTLRLETGTLAKQANGAVVVTYGETVVIATVTASSKPREGIDFFPLTVDYEEKMYAAGKIPGGFIKREGRPTEKMILSSRLIDRPIRPLFPDGFRNDVQVVCYVVSHDRVNDSDIPAMIGASAALAISDIPFAGPIAGARVGRIDGEFRVNPTFQELEGSDINLVIAGTRDSLMMVEAGSLEVSETDMLGAFHKGFEAIRFVIDMIDELVKMAGVPKGNYPIMTPDPVLEKVMLNLLGDDIKKGMRIIEKAARNAALDAINKSLFIERVEAKKGSFPEKEHVLAIVNDPGRKDFGALVKKLEEEELKTMIVDENLRPDGRTPEQIRALDSKVGLLPRTHGTGLFTRGQTQVLTICTLGMPSEDQLLDGLSPDDSKKYIHHYNFPPFSVGETRPMRGPGRREIGHGALAERALMAVLPPHDEFPYTMRLVSEVLESNGSTSMASTCGSTLALMDAGVPLKAPVGGIAMGLVMKGDKHRVLTDIQGMEDALGEMDFKVAGTRKGITALQMDIKLMGISAEILEQALAQAKDARFQILDVMEACIAQPREDLSKFAPRMFTMQISPDKIKDVIGPGGKVINKIIAETGVKIDIENDGRIFIAATDGDAGKRAMRIVEDLTRDVEIGAIYQGKVLRLMNFGAFVEILPGKEGLVHISQLAPWRVNRVEDVVKIGDEIPVKVVEIDGQGRINLTAKGMIPGLEMPEGAEMRDEREDRGERPDRGERGGFRDRGERGGFRDRGERPERGERPERGERPERGERPERGERP; translated from the coding sequence ATGATAGAGACCACTGAAAAGCCGAGCCTCGAGTCGCCGCTCGGCAAGTTCGTCGTCGAGCGCGAGCTGGCTGGCCGCACGCTGCGGCTCGAGACCGGGACGCTGGCCAAGCAGGCCAATGGGGCCGTCGTGGTGACCTACGGAGAGACCGTCGTCATCGCCACCGTCACCGCATCGAGCAAGCCCCGCGAGGGCATCGACTTCTTCCCGCTCACCGTCGACTACGAAGAGAAGATGTACGCCGCGGGCAAGATCCCGGGCGGATTCATCAAGCGCGAGGGGCGCCCCACCGAGAAGATGATCCTCTCGAGCCGCCTCATCGACCGCCCCATCCGCCCCCTGTTCCCGGATGGCTTCCGCAATGACGTGCAGGTCGTCTGCTACGTCGTCTCCCACGACCGCGTCAACGATTCCGACATCCCCGCGATGATCGGCGCGTCGGCGGCGCTGGCCATCTCCGACATCCCGTTCGCGGGCCCTATCGCGGGCGCACGCGTGGGCCGCATCGACGGTGAGTTCCGCGTGAACCCCACCTTCCAGGAGCTCGAGGGAAGCGACATCAACCTGGTCATCGCGGGCACCCGCGACAGCCTGATGATGGTCGAGGCCGGCTCGCTCGAGGTGAGCGAGACCGACATGCTGGGCGCCTTCCACAAGGGCTTCGAAGCCATCCGCTTCGTCATCGACATGATCGACGAGCTGGTGAAGATGGCCGGCGTGCCGAAGGGCAACTACCCCATCATGACCCCCGACCCCGTGCTCGAGAAGGTCATGCTCAACCTGCTGGGCGACGACATCAAGAAGGGCATGCGCATCATCGAGAAGGCCGCCCGCAACGCGGCCCTCGACGCCATCAACAAGTCGCTCTTCATCGAGCGCGTCGAGGCGAAGAAGGGCAGCTTCCCCGAGAAGGAGCACGTCCTCGCCATCGTCAACGACCCGGGTCGCAAAGACTTCGGCGCCCTCGTCAAGAAGCTCGAAGAAGAAGAGCTCAAGACGATGATCGTCGACGAGAACCTGCGCCCGGACGGCCGCACGCCGGAGCAGATCCGCGCCCTCGACTCGAAGGTGGGCCTGCTCCCCCGCACGCACGGCACGGGGCTCTTCACCCGCGGCCAGACCCAGGTGCTCACCATCTGCACCCTGGGCATGCCCAGCGAAGACCAGCTCCTCGACGGGCTGTCGCCGGATGACTCGAAGAAGTACATCCACCACTACAACTTCCCGCCGTTCTCGGTGGGCGAGACCCGTCCGATGCGCGGCCCCGGCCGTCGCGAGATCGGCCACGGCGCACTGGCCGAGCGCGCACTCATGGCCGTGCTCCCGCCGCACGACGAGTTCCCCTACACCATGCGCCTCGTCTCCGAGGTGCTCGAGTCGAACGGCTCCACCTCGATGGCCTCCACCTGCGGCAGCACGCTGGCGCTGATGGACGCGGGCGTGCCCCTCAAGGCCCCCGTTGGCGGCATCGCGATGGGTCTCGTCATGAAGGGCGACAAGCACCGCGTCCTCACCGACATCCAGGGCATGGAAGACGCCCTCGGCGAGATGGACTTCAAGGTGGCCGGTACCCGCAAGGGCATCACGGCGCTGCAGATGGACATCAAGCTGATGGGCATCTCGGCCGAGATCCTCGAGCAGGCCCTCGCCCAGGCGAAGGATGCCCGCTTCCAGATCCTCGACGTGATGGAGGCCTGCATCGCGCAGCCGCGTGAAGACCTGTCGAAGTTCGCTCCGCGCATGTTCACGATGCAGATCAGCCCCGACAAGATCAAGGACGTCATCGGCCCAGGCGGCAAGGTGATCAACAAGATCATCGCCGAGACCGGCGTCAAGATCGACATCGAGAACGACGGCCGCATCTTCATCGCTGCCACCGACGGCGACGCCGGGAAGCGCGCGATGCGCATCGTTGAGGACCTCACCCGCGACGTGGAGATCGGTGCGATCTACCAGGGCAAGGTGCTGCGCCTCATGAACTTCGGCGCCTTCGTCGAGATTCTGCCGGGCAAGGAAGGCCTGGTGCACATCTCGCAGCTGGCTCCGTGGCGTGTGAACCGCGTCGAGGACGTGGTCAAGATCGGCGACGAGATCCCCGTGAAGGTGGTCGAGATCGACGGTCAGGGCCGCATCAACCTCACCGCGAAGGGCATGATCCCGGGTCTCGAGATGCCGGAAGGCGCCGAGATGCGTGACGAGCGCGAAGACCGCGGCGAGCGTCCGGATCGCGGCGAGCGCGGTGGCTTCCGCGACCGCGGCGAGCGCGGTGGCTTCCGCGACCGTGGCGAGCGTCCCGAGCGCGGCGAGCGTCCCGAGCGCGGCGAGCGTCCCGAGCGCGGCGAGCGTCCCGAGCGCGGCGAGCGTCCCGA